Proteins from a genomic interval of Bradyrhizobium sp. CCBAU 53340:
- a CDS encoding VWA domain-containing protein: MRENLHRFFRAARGAGVHVSPAESIDAMRAVAQVGITDRAILRDALLLTLAKSQDEKLALGDCFDLFFSQPEPPQAQPEADNNEDASQDADQSPSSGSASEAGGGQPTEGLGPLAQMLLSQDRNAIQAAIASASGAASLSDIRYSTQRGIFSSRILDAMGLQRLRDDLDELTATNPTLAERLRSALDALREAVRDTVSQGLALYAREEAENLRNEILRNAPLARVERRQVAEMRALIRQIARRLRERYSKPRKRQRRGHLDVRRTLRRNAAWGGVPFLTAWKRKHRDRPKIVALCDVSGSVAQVSDFFLLLIHSLHEVVDDVRSFAFSSHLIEVSGILEKKSPEEAMAEIMSKVGFGSSDYGSSLVDFEKDFMSTLTPQTTVIVLGDARSNNLDPRADILRRISERSKRLVWLNPEGRLAWGFGDSEMPRYATFCSVVRQCATAQQLERAVSDIVATYQ; the protein is encoded by the coding sequence CTCGCCCGCCGAAAGCATCGATGCGATGCGCGCGGTCGCACAAGTCGGCATAACCGACCGCGCCATCCTGCGCGACGCGCTGCTCCTGACGCTCGCCAAGTCGCAGGATGAGAAGCTCGCACTCGGCGACTGCTTTGATCTGTTCTTCAGCCAGCCCGAACCACCGCAGGCTCAACCTGAGGCCGACAATAACGAAGACGCCTCGCAGGACGCGGACCAGTCCCCCTCCTCTGGCTCGGCCAGCGAAGCGGGGGGAGGCCAGCCGACGGAAGGACTTGGCCCGCTGGCGCAGATGCTGCTATCCCAGGATCGCAACGCAATCCAAGCGGCCATCGCCAGCGCCTCCGGTGCAGCCTCACTCTCCGACATCCGCTATTCCACCCAGCGCGGCATCTTCTCCAGCCGCATCCTCGACGCCATGGGCCTCCAGCGCCTGCGCGACGATCTCGATGAGTTGACCGCGACGAATCCAACGCTGGCCGAGCGCCTGCGTTCTGCACTCGACGCTCTGCGTGAAGCGGTGCGTGATACCGTCTCGCAGGGACTTGCGCTCTACGCCCGTGAAGAGGCCGAAAACCTCCGCAATGAGATCTTGCGTAACGCGCCTCTTGCCCGCGTCGAGCGGCGCCAGGTCGCCGAGATGCGCGCCCTCATTCGCCAGATCGCGCGCCGCCTTCGCGAGCGCTATTCAAAACCGCGCAAGCGCCAGCGCCGCGGCCATCTCGACGTCCGCCGCACGCTTCGCCGCAACGCTGCCTGGGGCGGCGTGCCCTTCCTCACCGCGTGGAAACGCAAGCACCGTGACCGGCCGAAAATCGTGGCGCTGTGCGACGTCTCCGGCTCGGTCGCTCAGGTCTCGGACTTTTTCCTGCTCCTGATCCACTCGCTGCATGAGGTCGTGGACGACGTCCGCTCCTTTGCATTCTCGTCACACCTGATCGAGGTCAGCGGGATCCTGGAGAAGAAGTCGCCTGAAGAGGCGATGGCCGAGATCATGTCCAAGGTCGGTTTCGGCTCGTCCGACTACGGCTCCTCGCTCGTCGACTTCGAAAAGGATTTCATGAGCACGCTGACGCCGCAGACCACGGTGATCGTGCTCGGCGATGCCCGCAGCAACAATCTCGATCCGCGCGCCGACATCCTGCGCCGCATCTCCGAACGCTCGAAGCGGCTGGTCTGGCTCAACCCCGAAGGGCGGCTCGCCTGGGGCTTTGGCGATTCCGAGATGCCGCGTTATGCGACGTTCTGCAGCGTGGTGCGACAATGCGCCACCGCACAGCAGCTCGAGCGCGCGGTCTCGGATATCGTTGCGACTTATCAGTAA